The proteins below come from a single Pichia kudriavzevii chromosome 2, complete sequence genomic window:
- a CDS encoding uncharacterized protein (PKUD0B09160): MAPKKTKYVTLKLSREQLEQFPDLTAHFYDKKRKQTLNEEPIKRLKLKLNPAASETPVTPLEPVSRESSMKPSDSVISTNTSQNVNNLAKLSSNIRVGVSGLSMNPSIFREIDKSKNKPGQWEKYGKEDFPEEVQSMKDVRGYKEHPLKAGLVDTISKAHQEGRRVVRSFSGYLMIWPSWHKVKEGNLVKHAEYATEKPTSKAGGKGGKGATSSKTSVGPESSSLEKEASETPVELKSDV; encoded by the coding sequence ATGGCACCTAAAAAAACCAAGTATGTCACCCTAAAACTGAGTCGTGAACAGCTTGAACAATTTCCTGATCTCACAGCACATTTCTACgacaaaaaaagaaaacaaacattAAATGAAGAACCTATTAAACGGCTCAAACTAAAGCTAAATCCAGCAGCATCTGAGACGCCGGTGACGCCATTAGAACCAGTCTCCCGAGAATCATCGATGAAACCATCTGATTCAGTTATATCGACAAACACAAGTCAGAATGTAAATAATTTAGCAAAACTGTCTTCTAACATCAGGGTTGGTGTGAGTGGATTAAGTATGAACCCCTCAATTTTCCGTGAGATAGACAAATCTAAAAACAAGCCGGGCCAATGGGAAAAATATGGAAAGGAAGACTTCCCAGAGGAAGTTCAAAGTATGAAAGACGTCAGGGGATATAAAGAACATCCCTTGAAGGCAGGTTTGGTAGatacaatttcaaaggCCCATCAGGAAGGTCGAAGAGTTGTTAGAAGTTTCAGTGGGTATTTAATGATATGGCCAAGCTGGCACAAAGTTAAGGAAGGGAATTTAGTCAAACACGCAGAGTATGCTACTGAAAAACCTACAAGTAAGGCTGGTGGTAAGGGTGGTAAGGGAGCAACGAGTTCAAAGACTAGTGTGGGGCCAGAATCTAGCTCCTTAGAAAAAGAGGCATCCGAAACACCAGTCGAACTGAAAAGCGATGTATGA
- a CDS encoding uncharacterized protein (PKUD0B09170; Pfam Domains: FMN_dh(1.1e-142)|Cyt-b5(9.8e-20)): MLRSQFKNILKNVNKNHSLRRTFTSSTSKAGKNASYNAKIISATVASIVAAAGSYMLVQPSLANDEAQSANPTRKISVDEFVKHNHADDCWITVNGNVYDLTDFISMHPGGTTPLIQNAGHDATEIYNKIHPKGTIENFLPKEKQLGVLDGEAPKIEVVLDEKEKHRLELLNHLPALSRIQNIYDFEHIASRVLSDQAWNYYSCGAEDEITLRENHYAYQRIYFKPKCCVNVAEVDTSHEILGTKASVPFYVSAAASAKLGHEDGECSIARGAGKEGVIQMISSFSSNSLEEIAESRIPGATQWFQLYVNEDKDVVKKTLKRAENLGMKAIFVTVDAASRGNREKDIRMRITEDTDELIDDSSVRAGSTSGALPAFIDKRLTWDEVKDIISWTKLPVLLKGVQRTDDIEKAIDIGCKGVVLSNHGGRQLDTSPPPIEVMAESVPILKQKGKLDPNFSIFVDGGVRRGTDILKALAIGGRDCKVAVGLGRPFLYANTGYGEKGVRKAVQILREELKADMRMLGVTSLNELDDSYIDTRRLLGRDAVNHIYNNNYYPMSKIQFKNEK, encoded by the coding sequence ATGTTAAGATCCCAGTTcaaaaacattttgaaaaatgttaaCAAGAACCATTCTCTAAGGAGAACTTTTACTTCCAGCACCTCAAAGGCTGGAAAAAATGCTTCATACAATGCAAAGATTATATCTGCAACCGTGGCCTCGATTGTTGCAGCAGCTGGCTCTTATATGTTGGTCCAGCCTTCACTAGCTAATGATGAGGCACAGTCTGCTAATCCAACTAGGAAGATCTCTGTTGACGAATTTGTTAAACACAACCATGCCGATGATTGTTGGATCACTGTTAACGGTAACGTCTATGACTTGACtgatttcatttcaatGCATCCAGGTGGTACTACCCCATTGATTCAAAATGCAGGTCACGACGCAACTGAAATTTACAACAAGATTCATCCAAAGGGTACAATCGAGAACTTCTTACCAAAGGAAAAGCAATTGGGTGTTTTGGATGGTGAAGCTCCTAAAATCGAAGTTGTGCTTGAcgaaaaggagaaacaCAGATTGGAGTTGTTGAATCATCTCCCTGCTCTTTCCAGaattcaaaacatttaTGATTTCGAACATATTGCTTCTAGAGTTTTGAGCGACCAAGCATGGAACTACTATTCATGTGGTGCCGAAGATGAAATCACCTTGAGGGAAAATCATTATGCTTACCAAAGAATCTACTTTAAGCCAAAATGTTGTGTCAATGTTGCAGAAGTTGATACCTCTCATGAAATTTTAGGTACAAAAGCTTCTGTTCCTTTCTACGTTTCAGCAGCCGCTTCTGCAAAGTTGGGGCACGAGGATGGTGAATGTTCCATTGCTAGAGGTGCAGGTAAGGAAGGCGTCATTCAAATgatttcttccttctcttcCAACTCTTTGGAGGAAATTGCAGAATCCAGAATTCCTGGTGCAACACAATGGTTTCAATTATACGTTAATGAAGACAAGGATGTTGTGAAGAAGACTTTAAAAAGGGCCGAAAACTTGGGTATGAAGGCCATCTTTGTCACTGTGGACGCTGCTAGTAGAGGtaatagagaaaaagaCATTAGAATGAGAATTACCGAAGATACAGATGAGTTAATAGACGATTCTTCTGTTAGAGCTGGTTCTACCTCTGGTGCATTGCCAGCTTTCATTGACAAGAGGCTGACTTGGGATGAAGTTAAGGATATCATTTCATGGACCAAGTTACCAGTTTTGCTGAAGGGTGTTCAAAGAACTGATGATATTGAGAAGGCAATTGATATTGGTTGTAAGGGTGTTGTCTTGTCCAATCATGGTGGTAGACAATTAGATACTTCTCCTCCTCCAATAGAAGTTATGGCTGAATCTGTTCCAATCCTAAAGCAAAAGGGTAAACTGGATCCAAATTTCAGTATTTTCGTTGATGGTGGTGTTAGAAGAGGTACagatattttgaaagcTTTGGCTATTGGTGGCAGAGACTGTAAAGTTGCTGTTGGTCTGGGTAGACCTTTCCTTTATGCAAATACTGGTTATGGTGAAAAGGGTGTCAGAAAGGCCGTGCAAATTCTAAGAGAAGAATTAAAGGCTGACATGAGAATGTTGGGCGTTACCTCTTTGAACGAGCTAGACGACTCTTACATTGACACCAGAAGATTACTAGGTAGAGATGCTGTTAACCACAtatacaacaacaactactACCCAATGTCTAAgattcaattcaaaaacGAAAAATAA
- a CDS encoding uncharacterized protein (PKUD0B09180; similar to Saccharomyces cerevisiae YER178W (PDA1); ancestral locus Anc_8.246) has protein sequence MLRLFSRRTPSVRALPKFTRSLATASPEAGAQEVSNLHDIVEIELPEYSFEGYKLDVPELNYSTEKGTLLQMYKDMVIIRRMEMAADALYKAKKIRGFCHLSVGQEAIAVGIENAITKQDDIITSYRCHGTTYMRGASVQEVLAELMGRRSGVSYGKGGSMHMYTKGFYGGNGIVGAQVPLGTGLAFAHHYRDQKNMTWTMYGDGAANQGQVFESFNMAKLWNLPCVFTCENNKYGMGTSASRSSAMTEYYKRGQYIPGLKVNGMDILAVYQAAKFAKEWTSNDNGPLVIEFETYRYGGHSMSDPGTTYRTREEVQNMRSKKDPIAGLKAHLLEFNIATEEEIKAFDKSARKYVDEQVKLADASPPPEAKMSILFEDVYVPGSEIPVLRGRIRDDSWSFEKGGFAYK, from the coding sequence ATGCTACGTTTATTTTCTAGAAGAACACCATCTGTGAGGGCTTTGCCAAAGTTCACCAGATCGTTGGCGACTGCTTCCCCTGAAGCCGGTGCCCAAGAAGTTTCTAATTTACATGATATCGTTGAGATTGAATTACCAGAATACTCCTTTGAAGGTTATAAGCTGGATGTTCCAGAATTGAACTATTCTACCGAAAAGGGTACCTTATTACAAATGTATAAGGATATGGTCATTATCAGAAGAATGGAAATGGCAGCTGATGCTTTATACAAGGCAAAGAAGATTAGAGGTTTCTGCCACTTATCAGTTGGTCAAGAGGCCATTGCTGTGGGTATTGAGAACGCAATTACCAAGCAAGACGATATTATCACCTCATACAGATGTCACGGTACCACTTATATGAGAGGTGCCTCTGTTCAAGAAGTTTTGGCAGAACTAATGGGTAGAAGATCTGGTGTCTCTTATGGTAAGGGTGGTTCTATGCACATGTATACCAAGGGGTTCTATGGTGGTAATGGTATTGTTGGTGCGCAAGTTCCATTAGGTACAGGTTTGGCATTTGCACATCATTACAGAGACCAAAAGAACATGACTTGGACAATGTATGGTGACGGTGCAGCAAATCAGGGACAAGTTTTCGAATCTTTCAATATGGCAAAACTTTGGAACTTGCCTTGTGTTTTCACTtgtgaaaataacaagTATGGTATGGGTACTTCTGCATCTAGATCATCTGCAATGACTGAATATTATAAGAGAGGTCAATATATTCCAGGTTTGAAGGTCAATGGTATGGATATTTTGGCGGTTTATCAAGCAGCTAAATTTGCTAAAGAATGGACTTCTAATGATAATGGCCCACTGGTTATAGAGTTTGAAACTTACAGATATGGTGGTCATTCCATGTCTGATCCTGGTACCACCTACAGAACCAGAGAAGAAGTCCAAAACATGAGATCCAAGAAGGATCCAATTGCAGGTTTAAAGGCGCACCTATTAGAATTCAACATTGCAaccgaagaagaaatcaaggcATTCGACAAGTCTGCCAGAAAATACGTTGATGAGCAAGTCAAACTAGCAGACGCATCTCCTCCACCAGAGGCAAAGATGAGTATCTTATTCGAAGACGTCTATGTTCCAGGTTCCGAGATTCCAGTTCTAAGAGGTAGAATCAGAGATGATTCTTGGTCTTTTGAAAAGGGTGGATTTGCTTACAAATAA